One genomic region from Phragmites australis chromosome 1, lpPhrAust1.1, whole genome shotgun sequence encodes:
- the LOC133901983 gene encoding transcription factor MYB2-like, with amino-acid sequence MSQRKGPMAVTSKHEEEMELRRGPWTLEEDNLLMNYIACHGEGRWNLLARCSGLKRTGKSCRLRWLNYLKPDIKRGNLTPEEQLLILELHSKWGNRWSRIAQHLPGRTDNEIKNYWRTRVQKQARQLRVDANSAVFRDAVRCYWMPRLLEKMAATSAHHVELPPPLHPAHIAGKASSSPIHGRQQCQHDANNAPAGSGSYRQRYPVDPSPSTSTSGSGSAPTALQPVPCFSELSWFNQYGAPGELDGSALFDSAALGSLGLDELDLGLADCDYSDSTLLDYLNSTCTGSAMVTMGAGNVHSSCGAMGGDGDYASTWRTDDLYCQAAARKLDEHQWGGGI; translated from the exons ATGTCTCAGAGGAAAGGACCCATGGCTGTGACCAGCAAgcatgaggaggagatggagctgAGGAGAGGCCCCTGGACACTGGAGGAGGACAACCTCCTCATGAACTACATTGCTTGCCACGGCGAAGGCCGCTGGAATCTCCTCGCCCGCTGCTCCG GGTTGAAGAGGACTGGCAAGAGCTGCCGGCTCAGGTGGCTCAACTACCTCAAGCCTGACATAAAGCGCGGCAATCTGACGCCGGAGGAGCAGCTCCTCATCCTTGAGCTCCATTCCAAGTGGGGAAATAG GTGGTCCAGGATAGCGCAGCACCTGCCGGGGCGGACGgacaacgagatcaagaacTACTGGCGGACGCGGGTGCAGAAGCAGGCGCGGCAGCTGCGGGTGGACGCCAACAGCGCCGTCTTCCGCGACGCCGTACGCTGCTACTGGATGCCTCGCCTGCTGGAGAAGATGGCCGCCACGTCCGCGCACCACGtcgagctgccgccgccgctccaccCCGCGCACATCGCCGGCAaggcctcctcctcgccgatCCACGGCAGACAGCAGTGCCAGCACGACGCGAATAACGCGCCGGCAGGCAGCGGCAGCTACCGCCAGCGCTACCCCGTCGACCCGAGCCCGAGCACGTCGACGTCCGGCTCCGGCTCGGCACCGACCGCGCTCCAGCCGGTGCCCTGCTTCTCAGAACTGAGCTGGTTCAACCAGTACGGCGCCCCCGGAGAGCTCGACGGCTCCGCCCTGTTCGACTCGGCGGCGCTGGGGAGCCTGGGCCTGGATGAACTGGACCTGGGCCTGGCCGACTGCGACTACTCGGACTCGACGCTCCTGGACTACCTGAACTCGACCTGCACCGGCAGCGCCATGGTGACGATGGGCGCCGGCAACGTCCACAGCAGCTGCGGCGCCATGGGTGGCGACGGCGACTACGCCTCGACGTGGCGGACGGACGATCTGTACTGCCAGGCGGCGGCGAGAAAGCTCGACGAGCATCAGTGGGGAGGAGGAATCTAG